Proteins from a genomic interval of Mycolicibacterium grossiae:
- a CDS encoding VOC family protein, which yields MTEPTPPTANFIAPHLVVDDAAAAIDFYVAAFGAVEYGRLPGPDGKLVHAALDINGSMVMLNDDFPEMSGGKSMTPTSLGGSPVTIHLQFTDDVDAHFQRALDAGATVIAPLEEQFWGDRYGAVRDPFGHQWSLGQNVRTVTMDEMAEAMKG from the coding sequence ATGACCGAACCCACTCCCCCGACCGCCAACTTCATCGCCCCGCACCTGGTGGTCGACGACGCCGCGGCCGCCATCGACTTCTACGTCGCGGCCTTCGGCGCCGTCGAGTACGGCCGGTTGCCCGGCCCGGACGGCAAGCTCGTCCACGCCGCGCTCGACATCAACGGGTCGATGGTCATGCTCAATGACGACTTCCCGGAGATGAGCGGCGGGAAGTCCATGACGCCGACGTCGCTCGGCGGCAGCCCGGTGACCATCCACCTGCAGTTCACCGACGACGTCGACGCGCACTTCCAGCGCGCGCTCGACGCGGGCGCGACGGTGATCGCCCCGCTCGAGGAGCAGTTCTGGGGCGACCGCTACGGCGCCGTGCGCGATCCGTTCGGCCACCAGTGGTCGCTGGGACAGAACGTCCGCACCGTCACCATGGACGAGATGGCCGAGGCGATGAAGGGCTAG
- the pdxH gene encoding pyridoxamine 5'-phosphate oxidase: MADPQQDHLVRMRVEYGSVEKDGSADLDADWLGPDVRTGWTTLLRTWIGDAEAAGLAEPNAMIVGTVDAARRPVTRTVLCKGVESTGIVFYTNYESAKGRQLADTPYASATFAWFGLGRQVHVRGAVAKVSPETTAAYWAHRPRGSQLGAWASAQSRPVASREALRQQLAEVTERFADDAEVPVPPHWGGYLITPDEVEFWQGRENRVHNRILVHLGADARVERLQP, encoded by the coding sequence ATGGCCGATCCCCAGCAGGACCACCTGGTGCGCATGCGCGTCGAGTACGGCTCGGTGGAGAAGGACGGCAGCGCGGACCTCGACGCCGACTGGCTCGGCCCGGACGTCCGTACCGGCTGGACGACGTTGCTGCGCACGTGGATCGGCGATGCCGAGGCGGCCGGGCTGGCCGAACCGAACGCCATGATCGTCGGGACCGTCGACGCCGCCCGGCGGCCCGTCACGCGCACCGTGCTGTGCAAGGGCGTCGAGTCCACGGGCATCGTCTTCTACACCAACTACGAGTCCGCCAAGGGCAGGCAGCTCGCCGACACCCCGTACGCGTCGGCGACGTTCGCGTGGTTCGGACTCGGCCGCCAGGTGCACGTCCGCGGCGCGGTCGCCAAGGTCAGCCCGGAGACGACCGCTGCGTACTGGGCGCACCGGCCGCGCGGCTCCCAACTCGGCGCGTGGGCGTCCGCGCAGTCGCGGCCCGTCGCCTCCCGGGAGGCGTTGCGCCAGCAGCTCGCCGAGGTCACCGAACGCTTCGCCGACGACGCCGAGGTCCCGGTCCCGCCGCACTGGGGCGGGTACCTCATCACGCCCGACGAGGTCGAGTTCTGGCAGGGCCGGGAGAACCGGGTGCACAACCGGATCCTGGTGCACCTCGGCGCCGACGCCCGCGTCGAACGGCTTCAGCCGTGA
- a CDS encoding maleylpyruvate isomerase family mycothiol-dependent enzyme, whose amino-acid sequence MDAARTYSAAAHAFCELARRIPPDAWDGPGLGDWDLRSLVGHASRSFVTVSTYLRTTAAREDVTDAVDYYVRMRDYAAGLGAADVAERGRKAGRDLGDDPVTALTELMVRALDDVAAAGDPVIEVIGGLGIRLSGYLPTRTFELAVHGLDVARAAGLTFELPTEVLAEVTALAARIAVGLGDGEAVLLALTGREPLPPGFSAV is encoded by the coding sequence GTGGACGCCGCACGGACCTACTCGGCCGCCGCCCACGCCTTCTGCGAGCTGGCCCGGCGGATCCCGCCGGACGCCTGGGACGGCCCCGGCCTCGGTGACTGGGACCTGCGGTCGCTGGTCGGTCACGCGTCGCGGTCCTTCGTCACGGTGTCGACCTACCTGCGCACCACCGCCGCCCGCGAGGACGTGACGGACGCCGTCGACTACTACGTGCGCATGCGCGACTACGCCGCCGGTCTCGGCGCGGCCGACGTCGCCGAGCGGGGCCGCAAGGCCGGCCGCGACCTCGGCGACGACCCGGTGACCGCGCTGACGGAGTTGATGGTCCGGGCGCTCGACGACGTCGCCGCGGCCGGCGATCCGGTGATCGAGGTGATCGGCGGGCTGGGCATCCGGTTGAGCGGCTACCTGCCGACCCGCACCTTCGAACTCGCCGTGCACGGGCTGGACGTGGCGCGCGCGGCCGGGCTGACGTTCGAGCTGCCCACCGAGGTGCTGGCCGAGGTCACCGCGCTGGCGGCCCGGATCGCCGTCGGGCTCGGCGACGGCGAGGCCGTCCTGCTGGCCCTGACCGGCCGCGAGCCGCTGCCGCCGGGATTCTCCGCGGTCTGA
- a CDS encoding citrate synthase 2 — MADASAAAEGFVAGLEGVVAFHTEIAEPDKDGGALRYRGVDVTELVERRVTFGDVWALLVDGEFGNALRPAEPFPLPIHSGDVRVDVQAGLAMLAPIWGYGPLLDIDDATAREHLARASVMALSYVAQSARGIHQPAVPQRTIDAQASVTARFMTRWKGDPDPRHVEAIDAYWVTAAEHGMNASTFTARVIASTGADVAAALSGAVGAMSGPLHGGAPARVLPMITEAEDTGDARAVVTGILDRKDKLMGFGHRVYRAEDPRARVLRATAERLGAPRYEVARALEEAALAELRERRPDRAIETNVEFWAAVILDFAGVPPTMMPAMFTCGRTAGWCAHILEQKRLGKLVRPAALYVGPGPRSVTEVPGWDAVAAE; from the coding sequence ATGGCCGACGCGTCCGCCGCGGCAGAGGGTTTCGTGGCGGGCCTGGAGGGCGTCGTCGCCTTCCACACCGAGATCGCCGAACCGGACAAGGACGGCGGCGCGCTGCGCTACCGCGGCGTCGACGTCACCGAACTCGTCGAGCGCCGCGTCACCTTCGGCGACGTGTGGGCGCTGCTGGTCGACGGTGAGTTCGGCAACGCCCTGCGGCCCGCCGAGCCGTTCCCGCTGCCGATCCACAGCGGCGACGTGCGCGTCGACGTGCAGGCCGGCCTGGCGATGCTCGCCCCGATCTGGGGATACGGGCCGCTGCTCGACATCGACGACGCGACTGCCCGCGAGCACCTGGCCCGCGCCTCGGTGATGGCGCTGTCGTACGTGGCCCAGTCCGCCCGCGGCATCCACCAGCCGGCGGTGCCGCAGCGCACCATCGACGCGCAGGCCTCGGTGACGGCGCGCTTCATGACCCGCTGGAAGGGCGACCCGGACCCGCGGCACGTCGAGGCGATCGACGCCTACTGGGTGACCGCCGCCGAACACGGCATGAATGCCTCGACGTTCACCGCCCGGGTGATCGCGTCGACCGGCGCCGACGTCGCGGCGGCACTGTCCGGCGCCGTCGGCGCCATGAGCGGACCGCTGCACGGCGGCGCGCCCGCCCGCGTGCTGCCGATGATCACCGAGGCCGAGGACACCGGCGACGCACGCGCGGTGGTCACGGGGATCCTCGACCGCAAGGACAAGCTGATGGGATTCGGGCACCGGGTGTACCGCGCCGAGGATCCCCGCGCGCGCGTGCTCCGCGCGACCGCCGAGCGGCTGGGCGCACCGCGCTACGAGGTGGCCCGTGCACTCGAGGAGGCCGCGCTGGCCGAACTCCGCGAACGCCGGCCGGACCGGGCGATCGAGACCAACGTCGAATTCTGGGCGGCGGTGATCCTCGACTTCGCCGGCGTGCCGCCGACGATGATGCCCGCCATGTTCACCTGCGGCCGCACCGCCGGCTGGTGCGCGCACATCCTCGAGCAGAAGCGGCTCGGCAAGCTGGTGCGCCCCGCGGCGCTCTACGTCGGCCCGGGCCCGCGCAGCGTCACCGAGGTGCCCGGCTGGGACGCCGTCGCCGCGGAGTGA
- a CDS encoding MFS transporter → MASLFADTTPLRNADFARLWWAGIPTVIGAGLTLFAVPVQLYAITQNSAYVGLAGVFALVPLVVFGLWGGALADAMDRRLLLVIASCGLAVASVLLWVQAALGLNNVWLVLCLLAFQQAFYAVNSPTRAAAIPRILPGEQLPAANALNMTVTQFGSIVGPLLAGVLLRWVDLSTLYLIDAATCLLPIWATLRLRPIPASSAERGSARWGLGAVLEGFRYLAGNTVVLMSFVVDLIAMIFGMPRALFPQLAHQSFGGPVDGGTTMALLAAAMSIGAVAGGVFSGWLPRVRRQGLAVVVAIVVWGAAMVGFGLACGGAGGHAGALLWVALAFLAVGGAADMVSSAFRNTILQQAASDELRGRLQGVFIVVVAGGPRVADALHGVAAAAVGTTIAAAGGGGLVVVGVLLAAAAVPAFVRYRVAAT, encoded by the coding sequence GTGGCTAGCCTCTTCGCCGACACCACGCCGCTGCGCAACGCCGACTTCGCGCGCCTGTGGTGGGCCGGCATTCCCACGGTGATCGGCGCGGGGCTGACGCTGTTCGCGGTGCCGGTTCAGCTGTACGCCATCACGCAGAATTCGGCCTACGTCGGACTGGCCGGCGTCTTCGCCCTGGTGCCGCTGGTGGTGTTCGGGCTGTGGGGCGGCGCGCTGGCCGACGCGATGGACCGGCGGCTGCTGCTCGTCATCGCCTCCTGCGGCCTCGCCGTCGCCTCGGTGCTGCTGTGGGTGCAGGCCGCCCTGGGCCTGAACAACGTGTGGCTGGTGCTCTGCCTGCTCGCCTTCCAGCAGGCCTTCTACGCCGTCAACTCGCCGACGCGGGCGGCGGCGATCCCGCGCATCCTGCCCGGCGAGCAGCTGCCCGCCGCCAACGCGCTGAACATGACCGTGACGCAGTTCGGGTCGATCGTCGGCCCGCTGCTGGCCGGCGTGCTGCTGCGGTGGGTCGACCTGTCGACGCTGTACCTCATCGACGCGGCCACGTGCCTGCTGCCGATATGGGCGACGCTGCGGCTGCGGCCCATCCCCGCGTCGTCGGCCGAACGCGGGTCGGCGCGCTGGGGTCTCGGCGCGGTGCTCGAGGGCTTCCGCTACCTGGCCGGCAACACCGTGGTGCTGATGTCGTTCGTCGTCGACCTGATCGCGATGATCTTCGGGATGCCGCGGGCGCTGTTCCCGCAACTCGCTCACCAGAGCTTCGGCGGTCCGGTCGACGGCGGCACGACGATGGCGCTGCTGGCCGCCGCGATGTCGATCGGCGCGGTCGCCGGCGGAGTGTTCTCCGGCTGGCTGCCGCGCGTGCGCCGTCAGGGTCTCGCCGTCGTGGTGGCGATCGTGGTGTGGGGCGCCGCGATGGTCGGCTTCGGTCTGGCGTGCGGCGGGGCGGGCGGCCATGCGGGCGCGCTGCTGTGGGTGGCGCTGGCGTTCCTCGCGGTGGGCGGCGCGGCGGACATGGTGTCCTCGGCGTTCCGCAACACGATCCTGCAGCAGGCGGCGTCCGACGAACTCCGTGGCCGCCTGCAGGGCGTCTTCATCGTCGTCGTCGCGGGCGGACCGCGCGTGGCCGACGCGCTGCACGGGGTGGCGGCCGCAGCGGTGGGCACCACGATCGCGGCGGCGGGCGGCGGCGGACTGGTGGTGGTGGGCGTGCTACTGGCGGCCGCCGCGGTGCCCGCGTTCGTCCGCTACCGGGTCGCCGCGACTTAA
- a CDS encoding TetR/AcrR family transcriptional regulator translates to MADAPEDTVPGLRERKKLRTRATLIDAAMDLCLKHGYEATTVEQIAAAADVSPRTFSRYFATKDAVFLTLIEDYSHEVALELETVPAECGPLEAMRQAHVAVLERVATRQIGRLTTDRVVLMLRIINASDALKQAAFEYRHDLTEVAIAKRMGVDVDDRRRRLVSSVFASIIVTACGDLIADTDTIRLGPGVMIERLNDAFGQVALVTADLPRPTAASRV, encoded by the coding sequence GTGGCTGATGCACCGGAGGACACCGTCCCCGGCCTGCGCGAGCGCAAGAAGCTGCGCACGCGCGCCACACTGATCGACGCGGCGATGGACCTGTGTCTGAAGCACGGGTACGAGGCGACGACGGTCGAGCAGATCGCCGCGGCCGCCGACGTCTCGCCGCGGACGTTCAGCCGGTACTTCGCCACCAAGGACGCCGTCTTCCTCACCCTCATCGAGGACTACTCGCACGAGGTGGCCCTCGAACTCGAGACGGTGCCGGCGGAATGCGGTCCGCTGGAGGCGATGCGGCAGGCGCACGTCGCCGTCCTCGAGCGGGTGGCCACCCGCCAGATCGGCCGCCTCACCACCGACCGGGTCGTCCTGATGCTGCGCATCATCAACGCCTCCGACGCACTGAAGCAGGCCGCGTTCGAGTACCGGCACGACCTGACCGAGGTGGCCATCGCCAAGCGGATGGGCGTCGACGTCGACGACCGGCGGCGCCGGTTGGTCAGTTCGGTGTTCGCGTCGATCATCGTCACCGCGTGTGGCGACCTGATCGCCGACACCGACACCATCCGGCTCGGTCCGGGCGTGATGATCGAGCGGCTGAACGACGCGTTCGGCCAGGTGGCGCTCGTCACCGCCGATCTGCCGCGGCCGACGGCGGCCTCTCGTGTCTGA
- a CDS encoding TetR/AcrR family transcriptional regulator, with translation MSEVLVDGLRERKKRRTRAALIDAAADLCLRKGYDNTTVEQIAAAADVAPRTFSRYFPNKESVVAAVTDDLDELIAVALDRLPTDITEYEALLAASVEVLGGRTGSGTPGFRRLAVLIEIINGSSSFRASALGLRHDVAEGATMRVMARRMGVPVGDRAVTLVTDVWALLFTDSFVGLGRPGHPPIDPRVVCERLTATVALFRRTWTPAATVDVSSGTTEPHTRAAED, from the coding sequence GTGTCTGAGGTCCTCGTCGACGGTCTGCGGGAGCGCAAGAAGCGCCGCACCCGCGCCGCGCTGATCGACGCCGCCGCCGACCTCTGCCTGCGCAAGGGATACGACAACACCACCGTCGAGCAGATCGCCGCAGCCGCCGACGTCGCGCCGCGCACCTTCAGCCGGTACTTCCCCAACAAGGAATCGGTGGTCGCCGCGGTCACCGACGACCTCGACGAGCTGATCGCGGTCGCATTGGACCGGCTGCCCACCGACATCACCGAATACGAGGCGCTGCTGGCCGCCTCGGTGGAGGTGCTCGGCGGCCGCACCGGGTCGGGGACGCCCGGGTTCCGGCGCCTGGCGGTGCTGATCGAGATCATCAACGGCTCGTCGTCGTTCCGCGCCTCGGCGCTCGGCCTGCGGCACGACGTCGCCGAGGGCGCGACGATGCGGGTGATGGCGCGGCGGATGGGCGTGCCGGTGGGGGACCGGGCCGTGACGCTGGTGACCGACGTGTGGGCGCTGCTGTTCACCGACTCCTTCGTCGGCCTCGGCCGGCCCGGCCACCCGCCGATCGACCCGCGGGTGGTGTGCGAGCGGCTGACCGCCACGGTCGCGCTGTTCCGCCGGACCTGGACGCCGGCTGCGACGGTGGACGTGTCGTCGGGCACAACCGAACCCCACACGCGCGCCGCCGAGGACTAG